A section of the Roseivirga sp. BDSF3-8 genome encodes:
- a CDS encoding S1/P1 nuclease, translating into MKHVLSLFFIFASVQAFGWGMTGHRVVGYIAQQYLDEETTEKIKEVLGPESLAMGANWMDAIRSDDAYDHTHDWHWVTVPEGETYESAEKNPHGDVISTIERLTKELKAGGLEAKTEREYLRMLVHLVGDLHQPLHVGTGLDKGGNDVKVEWFWEESNLHRVWDSGMIDSQQLSYTELGDHLMRYASPVMVSDYQATGVREWAMESVALRNVVYDLPENMSIAYEYRYHNWDTVEQRLLQAGIRLAGLLNEIYG; encoded by the coding sequence ATGAAACACGTACTTTCCCTATTCTTCATTTTTGCTTCAGTCCAGGCATTTGGCTGGGGCATGACCGGCCATCGCGTGGTAGGGTATATAGCGCAGCAATACCTGGACGAAGAAACCACAGAGAAGATAAAAGAAGTGTTGGGACCTGAGAGCCTTGCTATGGGTGCCAACTGGATGGACGCCATCCGGTCTGATGATGCATACGATCATACGCACGACTGGCACTGGGTAACCGTACCTGAGGGAGAAACTTATGAGTCTGCTGAAAAGAACCCTCATGGAGATGTGATCAGCACCATAGAGAGACTTACCAAAGAACTGAAGGCCGGTGGGCTGGAGGCGAAGACCGAAAGAGAGTACCTGCGCATGCTGGTACACCTGGTTGGTGACCTGCACCAGCCGCTACATGTAGGCACCGGACTGGACAAGGGCGGTAATGATGTAAAAGTGGAGTGGTTCTGGGAAGAAAGCAACCTTCACAGAGTATGGGATTCCGGCATGATCGACAGCCAGCAACTAAGCTATACCGAACTGGGTGATCACCTTATGCGCTATGCCTCTCCTGTTATGGTAAGTGACTACCAGGCTACCGGAGTCCGGGAGTGGGCCATGGAAAGTGTGGCTTTGAGAAACGTCGTGTATGATTTGCCGGAAAATATGAGCATAGCCTATGAATATCGGTACCATAACTGGGATACCGTGGAGCAGCGCCTGCTACAG
- the msrA gene encoding peptide-methionine (S)-S-oxide reductase MsrA yields the protein MKQIHPSYSVFTLFLLFTLLPFYGCSADSTTNKEASGSTDSQPVEATYKAPQDLNYEALDTATFAGGCFWCTETVFERVQGVKEVVSGYAGGSEANPTYKQVSAGMTSHAEAVQVYYDPEVVSFNTLAEVFFKGAHDPTQLNRQGPDVGEQYRSVAFYSTPQEKQIIEEMIAKLEKEGYYDARIVTQVEPLGRFWIAEDYHQDYYVNNPDNSYIQSVSRPKVEKFKEKFKDILKEDYPQ from the coding sequence ATGAAGCAAATACATCCCTCTTATTCTGTTTTTACTCTTTTCCTGCTGTTTACCCTCCTTCCCTTCTACGGATGCTCTGCTGACAGCACTACTAATAAGGAAGCTTCCGGCAGCACAGATAGCCAACCTGTAGAGGCCACCTATAAAGCACCACAGGACCTGAACTATGAGGCACTGGACACAGCTACTTTTGCCGGCGGATGCTTCTGGTGCACAGAGACAGTCTTTGAGCGGGTGCAGGGAGTAAAAGAGGTAGTGTCAGGCTATGCGGGAGGTAGCGAGGCCAATCCTACATACAAACAGGTAAGTGCCGGCATGACGTCTCATGCTGAAGCTGTACAGGTATATTATGATCCGGAAGTTGTCAGTTTTAACACCCTCGCCGAGGTCTTCTTTAAAGGAGCTCATGACCCTACCCAGCTTAACAGGCAGGGTCCCGATGTGGGCGAACAGTATCGTAGCGTAGCTTTTTACAGCACACCTCAGGAGAAGCAGATCATCGAAGAAATGATTGCTAAACTGGAGAAAGAAGGCTACTATGATGCCCGCATAGTAACACAGGTAGAGCCGCTCGGCCGCTTTTGGATAGCGGAAGATTACCACCAGGACTACTATGTAAATAACCCGGATAACTCATATATCCAGAGTGTATCGCGCCCTAAAGTAGAGAAGTTTAAAGAGAAGTTTAAAGACATACTTAAGGAAGATTATCCGCAGTAA
- a CDS encoding alpha/beta family hydrolase, with translation MSNVSEYTFLVGDDKVRGMLTHAENAKCLLVLSHGAGAGMTHPFMETLSHKLQASGVSVFRFNFPYMEKGRKAPGSQRQAIAAMTEALKKAATFANGLPLLLGGKSYGGRMASHLMAEESVAELTEVKGLIFFGFPLHAPGKKGKDRAAHLQSVSCPMLFLQGGRDKLADPVLIDEVAKGLCGATIKMYEHGDHSFHVLKRSGTTDEVLMDEIVTDTNEWLSKVL, from the coding sequence ATGAGTAATGTAAGTGAATACACATTTTTAGTGGGTGATGACAAAGTAAGGGGCATGCTGACTCATGCCGAAAACGCCAAATGCCTGCTTGTGCTAAGCCATGGAGCCGGTGCAGGAATGACTCACCCTTTCATGGAGACGCTGAGCCATAAACTCCAGGCGTCCGGCGTTTCTGTTTTCCGCTTTAACTTTCCTTACATGGAAAAAGGACGAAAGGCTCCAGGTTCGCAAAGACAGGCTATTGCTGCCATGACCGAGGCTTTGAAGAAGGCAGCCACATTTGCCAATGGCTTACCCTTACTACTCGGAGGGAAAAGTTATGGCGGGCGAATGGCTTCGCATTTGATGGCTGAAGAATCTGTAGCGGAACTGACTGAGGTTAAAGGGCTTATTTTTTTTGGCTTTCCGCTACATGCTCCCGGTAAAAAAGGAAAGGACAGGGCCGCTCATTTGCAAAGCGTATCCTGTCCTATGCTATTTCTTCAGGGTGGACGCGATAAACTGGCCGACCCTGTATTGATTGACGAAGTGGCTAAGGGGCTATGCGGTGCCACCATAAAGATGTATGAACACGGAGACCACTCATTTCATGTGCTGAAACGCTCAGGTACTACCGATGAAGTCCTTATGGATGAGATAGTAACTGATACTAACGAGTGGCTTTCAAAGGTGCTCTAG
- the wrbA gene encoding NAD(P)H:quinone oxidoreductase, whose translation MSIKVAVIYYSATGTTYDIARAIEEGAKSTGAEVRFRRIAENAPQQAIESNEKWKEHLEATKDIPEASNDDLLWADAILFGTPTRYGLPTAQIKAFLDSTGPLWFEGKLVDKIVSSFTSASTAHGGHESTLLALNNTFYHWSSIIVSPGYADEIQFETGNPYGVSFRSNNGQLDPDDKTLRAAKFQGKRVAEVAAKFAG comes from the coding sequence ATGAGCATAAAAGTTGCTGTTATATACTATAGCGCCACTGGTACTACCTACGATATAGCCCGCGCTATAGAAGAAGGAGCCAAGAGCACCGGTGCCGAGGTACGTTTTCGTCGCATTGCAGAAAATGCCCCTCAACAGGCCATTGAATCTAATGAAAAGTGGAAGGAGCATCTGGAAGCCACTAAAGATATCCCTGAAGCATCTAATGATGACCTGCTATGGGCAGACGCGATACTTTTCGGTACGCCTACCCGGTACGGACTGCCTACCGCACAGATTAAAGCCTTTCTTGACTCCACAGGTCCCCTGTGGTTTGAGGGTAAACTGGTAGACAAGATTGTAAGTAGCTTTACCAGCGCCTCTACAGCCCATGGCGGACACGAATCCACTCTACTGGCGTTGAACAACACCTTTTACCACTGGAGTTCTATTATCGTAAGCCCTGGCTATGCAGATGAAATCCAGTTTGAAACAGGTAATCCCTATGGGGTTTCATTCAGGAGCAACAATGGCCAGCTCGACCCCGATGATAAGACACTTCGCGCGGCAAAATTTCAGGGTAAGCGCGTAGCAGAAGTAGCCGCAAAATTTGCCGGTTAA
- a CDS encoding PleD family two-component system response regulator translates to MGKILMVEDDPGIMEVSKIILEKAGHTFIGLREGETILQTVAIEKPDLILLDLMLPGVNGSEIATKLKKNPESKEIPVVVVSARYNIKQIAEEIGSDGYLSKPFEIEDLTDLAEKYLQKA, encoded by the coding sequence ATGGGAAAAATACTAATGGTTGAAGATGATCCTGGAATCATGGAGGTATCCAAGATTATTCTTGAAAAAGCAGGTCATACTTTTATCGGCCTGAGAGAAGGTGAAACAATTTTGCAGACAGTGGCTATCGAAAAGCCCGATCTGATTTTACTGGATCTGATGTTGCCGGGTGTAAATGGTAGTGAGATTGCCACCAAGCTTAAGAAAAACCCTGAATCAAAGGAGATACCCGTAGTAGTGGTTTCTGCACGGTACAATATCAAGCAAATTGCCGAGGAGATTGGTAGTGACGGATATTTGTCAAAACCCTTCGAAATAGAGGATCTTACTGACCTGGCAGAAAAGTATCTGCAAAAGGCCTGA